A single Anopheles stephensi strain Indian unplaced genomic scaffold, UCI_ANSTEP_V1.0 ucontig235, whole genome shotgun sequence DNA region contains:
- the LOC118516142 gene encoding uncharacterized protein LOC118516142 encodes MYVKLRSSQELQDVRADIGMGRRTAQGHLIVPLRKNVDSAELARRIQLALGEDGVVRVVTEMGELLVTNIDSLAEKSDVELAIKEKLGAEPGIARVELWELRDGTKRARVRLPLAKARLLIGQKLTLCQCVSGIREVPKKPLDRQRCFRCLLMGHLARNCRASSDRSGLCLQCGEEGHRISQCTSAAKCIVCQGPHRVGHSSCRQNQHSRA; translated from the coding sequence ATGTACGTGAAGCTGCGCTCATCACAGGAGCTGCAAGACGTCAGGGCTGATATTGGGATGGGGCGTCGGACCGCGCAAGGTCATCTCATCGTCCCATTACGCAAGAATGTGGACAGCGCTGAGCTGGCTCGCCGGATCCAGCTGGCACTCGGTGAGGATGGCGTGGTCCGTGTGGTGACGGAGATGGGAGAGCTTCTCGTCACCAACATTGACTCTCTGGCCGAGAAGAGTGATGTGGAGCTCGCCATCAAGGAGAAGCTGGGAGCAGAGCCGGGAATCGCGCGTGTCGAGCTCTGGGAGCTCCGTGATGGCACGAAACGAGCTCGAGTGCGGCTCCCACTAGCAAAGGCACGGCTTCTCATCGGGCAGAAGCTGACACTGTGCCAATGCGTCAGCGGCATCCGCGAAGTGCCGAAGAAGCCACTCGACCGTCAGCGTTGCttccgttgtcttctgatggGGCATCTGGCACGAAACTGTCGTGCCTCGTCTGACCGGTCGGGTCTGTGTTTGCAGTGTGGCGAAGAGGGCCACCGCATTAGCCAGTGCACTTCGGCAGCTAAGTGCATTGTCTGCCAGGGGCCCCATCGTGTGGGCCACTCATCGTGCCGCCAGAACCAGCATTCGCGGGCGTAA